In Hippoglossus stenolepis isolate QCI-W04-F060 chromosome 21, HSTE1.2, whole genome shotgun sequence, one DNA window encodes the following:
- the LOC118100774 gene encoding parvalbumin-like EF-hand-containing protein, with protein MEDDFRPQVKKVAVAMGASLTEQDISRMPQEMRTQGTFNYSSFLDYMRRFKTSEQREEAVRKAFAKLDQDGSGYIEWNEIKYILSTVPSAAPSAPLSDEEAEALIQASDADGDGRIDFTEFSDMVTMEKKPRK; from the exons ATGGAGGACGACTTTCGGCCGCAGGTGAAGAAGGTGGCTGTGGCCATGGGCGCTTCCCTCACAGAGCAGGATATCAGCCGCATGCCACAGGAGATGAGAACACAGg GAACCTTCAACTACAGCAGCTTTCTGGATTACATGAGACGGTTCAAGACGTCGGAGCAGCGGGAGGAGGCCGTCAGAAAGGCCTTCGCCAAGCTCGACCAGGACGGCAGCGGATACATCGAGTGGAACGAGATCAA GTACATCCTGTCCACTGTCCCGAGCGCAGCCCCGTCAGCTCCTCTGTCTGATGAGGAGGCCGAGGCCTTGATCCAGGCTTCAGACGCTGATGGAGACGGACGCATCGACTTCACAG AGTTCTCAGACATGGTGACGATGGAGAAGAAACCCAGGAAATAG